A region of Moorena sp. SIOASIH DNA encodes the following proteins:
- a CDS encoding FG-GAP-like repeat-containing protein: MPTFEAEDTTRLSLENYIVFDSDIASGGQAIEISKNNTSEPGFIRLTWTEADGPAGNYDFNIAHFDESDGRATLTLRVNDIPISRYIFNKNPGEKGNPPIDTPNSGNYIGLTGSIFDGLSNPNPIFENVALTPGDQIEISAVADSLGNQTDELARIDVIEITPALEAGPVITFPELTITPTDGTLAETVPKSGGITITRTGDISQTLEVTYTVSGTASSSDYKPILTGTVTIPEGQESVDLKLTPIADGIAEGEETVIITLENSPDYQLGETPSATFTITDNDQSTITESVTIFWRNDETGVNGAWLMDGLDLAQAVTIHSPTEPADSPWQMQGAGDFNSDQQQDILWRNTSTGEAGIWLMAGSVFQNAVSMTPTLSLDWDIRGTEDFNNDNQEDILWRNTATGENKVWLMNGTTVAQEVFIQSEPVTSIWEMRAAGDLDGDGDGDIIWRNTQEQTIYYWRMEGTQYIESVLIESPISIGQEVIHGTLDIDDNGFDDILWRNLDDGQNSVWLMNANGYDRLERLEPLTDPSWQSYV, translated from the coding sequence ATGCCAACATTTGAGGCAGAAGACACAACTAGGCTGAGTCTAGAAAACTACATAGTTTTTGATAGTGACATTGCTTCCGGTGGCCAAGCTATCGAGATTTCCAAAAACAATACTAGTGAACCAGGATTCATTCGTTTAACCTGGACAGAAGCTGACGGTCCTGCTGGTAACTATGATTTTAATATTGCCCATTTTGATGAATCAGATGGCAGAGCTACCCTGACACTTCGTGTCAACGATATCCCAATTAGTAGATATATTTTCAATAAAAACCCAGGAGAAAAGGGTAATCCACCCATAGACACACCCAACTCTGGTAATTATATCGGGTTGACTGGTTCTATATTTGATGGTTTATCCAATCCTAATCCCATCTTTGAAAACGTAGCACTGACTCCAGGGGATCAGATTGAAATCTCTGCCGTGGCGGATAGTTTGGGGAATCAAACCGATGAACTAGCGCGGATCGACGTTATTGAAATAACACCAGCACTGGAAGCTGGCCCAGTTATTACTTTTCCTGAACTTACCATTACCCCTACTGATGGCACATTAGCCGAAACTGTGCCAAAAAGTGGTGGTATTACCATCACCCGTACCGGAGACATTAGTCAAACCCTAGAGGTAACTTACACTGTCAGTGGCACCGCTAGCTCTTCAGATTACAAGCCCATCCTAACTGGTACCGTTACTATTCCAGAAGGTCAGGAGTCAGTAGATCTCAAGCTCACCCCAATCGCCGATGGAATAGCAGAAGGGGAAGAAACTGTCATTATTACCCTTGAGAATAGTCCCGACTATCAATTAGGTGAGACTCCCAGTGCCACTTTCACCATTACCGACAATGACCAATCCACCATCACCGAGAGTGTGACTATTTTCTGGCGTAATGACGAGACCGGAGTCAATGGTGCTTGGCTGATGGATGGTCTCGACTTAGCTCAAGCCGTAACAATTCATTCACCAACAGAACCAGCCGACAGTCCCTGGCAGATGCAGGGTGCAGGGGATTTCAACAGTGATCAACAACAGGATATTCTCTGGCGTAATACCTCTACTGGGGAAGCTGGCATCTGGTTGATGGCAGGATCGGTGTTTCAGAATGCAGTGTCCATGACCCCAACTCTAAGCCTAGACTGGGACATTCGTGGCACTGAAGATTTTAACAATGATAATCAAGAGGATATTCTCTGGCGCAATACTGCCACTGGGGAAAATAAAGTCTGGCTCATGAATGGCACTACTGTGGCTCAGGAGGTGTTCATTCAATCGGAACCAGTCACTAGTATTTGGGAGATGAGGGCAGCGGGAGACTTGGATGGGGATGGTGATGGGGATATTATCTGGCGCAATACTCAAGAGCAAACTATTTACTATTGGAGGATGGAAGGGACTCAGTACATTGAATCAGTGTTGATTGAGTCACCAATAAGTATTGGTCAGGAGGTAATCCATGGGACCCTCGACATCGATGATAATGGTTTCGATGATATCCTCTGGCGCAATCTCGACGATGGACAAAATAGTGTCTGGCTGATGAATGCCAATGGGTACGATCGCCTCGAAAGGCTTGAGCCACTAACCGATCCCAGTTGGCAAAGTTATGTTTAA
- the ltrA gene encoding group II intron reverse transcriptase/maturase encodes MKMSKTRGFAPQSEWKKVNWRKLEKTVFKLQKRIYQASNRGDVRVVRKLQKTLIKSWSAKMIAVRRVTQENKGKKTAGVDGVKSLTPKQRLTLVSNLKVSKKAQPTRRVWIPKPGRKEKRPLGIPTMYDRALQALAKQALEPEWEAKFEPNSYGFRPGRSCHDAIEAIFNSIKQKPKWVLDADIAKCFDKINHNALLTKLNTYPSMRRLIKSWLKAGVMDSGTFSPTDEGTPQGGVISPLLANIALHGMEQAIWDYANSVKGKKTHYKKGLALIRYADDFVILHQDQKVVEECLEVINNWLHDMGLELKPSKTQMTYTFNGFEFLGFNIRQYKVGKNHSKQGFKTIIKPSKDAILEHFERLSKVIDRHKAAPQEALIKHLKPIIRGWCNYYRGVCSKETFQDLGYMLWNKLQRWGYRRHPKKTKTWVNKKYWGTIGEDNWIFMADEDNYLPKHAKTEIIRHKKIQDTRSPYDGDLIYWSTRMREHPEMPAQSGRLLRKQKGKCAHCGLTFRPGDSMEMHHILPRALGGNNFDENLELLHLTCHDAKHGKKVNALELDENPF; translated from the coding sequence ATGAAAATGTCTAAAACTCGGGGGTTCGCCCCACAGTCGGAATGGAAGAAAGTCAACTGGCGGAAGCTAGAAAAGACTGTCTTTAAGTTGCAAAAACGAATATATCAAGCCTCGAACCGTGGTGATGTCCGCGTGGTAAGAAAGTTGCAAAAGACTCTGATAAAGTCCTGGTCGGCCAAGATGATTGCGGTCAGACGGGTAACCCAGGAGAACAAAGGGAAGAAGACTGCTGGAGTAGATGGGGTCAAATCATTAACACCAAAACAACGGCTTACTTTAGTCTCCAACCTAAAAGTTTCTAAGAAAGCCCAACCAACCAGAAGGGTATGGATTCCTAAACCTGGACGGAAGGAAAAGCGACCATTGGGTATCCCAACCATGTATGACCGCGCTCTCCAGGCACTTGCCAAACAGGCATTAGAACCTGAATGGGAAGCAAAATTTGAACCCAACTCCTATGGGTTCAGACCAGGACGTTCATGTCATGATGCCATCGAAGCAATATTCAATAGCATCAAACAAAAGCCTAAATGGGTACTTGATGCTGACATAGCCAAATGCTTCGATAAAATCAATCACAATGCACTTCTAACTAAACTGAATACCTATCCATCCATGAGACGCTTAATAAAGTCCTGGCTAAAAGCCGGTGTGATGGATAGTGGGACATTCTCACCTACAGATGAGGGCACCCCTCAGGGTGGAGTTATCTCTCCACTTTTAGCGAATATAGCCCTCCACGGAATGGAACAGGCCATATGGGATTACGCAAATTCTGTAAAAGGCAAGAAAACCCACTATAAAAAGGGACTAGCTCTAATCAGATATGCCGACGATTTTGTCATCCTACACCAAGACCAAAAAGTGGTAGAAGAATGCCTTGAAGTCATCAATAATTGGCTACATGACATGGGTCTGGAATTAAAGCCTAGCAAAACCCAAATGACCTATACCTTTAACGGATTTGAATTCCTTGGATTTAATATCCGTCAGTACAAAGTAGGTAAAAACCACTCTAAACAAGGCTTTAAAACCATCATCAAACCATCTAAGGATGCAATTCTAGAACATTTCGAGCGGCTTTCAAAAGTCATCGACAGACATAAAGCCGCTCCTCAAGAGGCTTTAATCAAACACCTCAAACCTATTATACGCGGATGGTGCAACTACTACAGAGGAGTCTGTAGCAAAGAAACCTTCCAAGATTTAGGTTACATGCTCTGGAACAAACTCCAAAGATGGGGATATAGAAGACACCCAAAGAAAACCAAAACCTGGGTAAACAAGAAATATTGGGGAACCATCGGAGAGGATAATTGGATATTCATGGCAGATGAGGATAATTACCTCCCAAAACATGCCAAAACTGAAATAATAAGGCATAAAAAAATCCAAGATACCAGAAGTCCCTACGATGGAGACCTAATCTATTGGAGCACCAGAATGAGAGAACATCCTGAAATGCCAGCTCAATCGGGAAGGCTTTTGAGAAAGCAAAAAGGGAAATGCGCTCATTGTGGTCTTACCTTCAGACCTGGGGATTCAATGGAAATGCATCACATACTACCACGCGCACTGGGTGGAAATAACTTCGATGAAAATCTGGAATTACTACACCTAACCTGCCACGATGCCAAACACGGGAAAAAAGTCAACGCCTTAGAGTTAGATGAAAACCCGTTTTAG
- a CDS encoding reverse transcriptase domain-containing protein translates to MSNHSELWKKQKWKKLRQNLFRLQKRVYKAVRAGDLKKARSLQKLILKSRAAQLLAVRQVSQLNKGKRTAGVDGLSSLNYRQRWELVEALNDYAPDWKHNRLRKVPIPKKNGKTRVLKVPTLADRAWQCLVKYALEPAHEALFSGDSYGFRPGRCTQDVQKRLFGHLRSSSNGINKRVIELDIKKCFDRISHTTIMERVIAPASIKKGIYRCLKAGVDPHFPDQGTPQGGVVSPLLANIALDGIEDIHTSLRYADDMVFILKPKDNAEKILNRVKEFLAERGMEISEEKTKLTKTTDGFDFLGWNFRVQKNGKFRSIPSEENHRNIRQKIKAIVNNSNYGAEIKATKLAPIVRGWRNYHSSCDMSSSRDSLWFMNNTAHRKFRKEKKVSRYRANELCKKGFPKVGYKQNQHVSVKGTKSPYDGDLVYWSQRNSRLYSDNTSDALKRQNHSCGFCGLRFLEDEDVHLHHIDGNHDNWSKNNLLAVHQSCHQQIHSLHSEGRGYLGAV, encoded by the coding sequence GTGAGCAATCATAGTGAACTTTGGAAGAAGCAAAAGTGGAAGAAACTCCGCCAAAACCTATTCCGCCTACAAAAGCGTGTGTATAAAGCAGTTCGGGCTGGTGACTTGAAGAAGGCGCGGTCTCTACAGAAACTGATACTGAAGTCCCGAGCAGCGCAGCTTTTGGCCGTCCGTCAAGTGTCACAATTAAATAAAGGTAAGAGAACGGCTGGAGTGGATGGCCTGTCAAGCCTAAACTACAGACAGCGATGGGAATTAGTAGAAGCATTGAACGATTATGCACCTGACTGGAAGCATAATCGACTCCGGAAAGTACCAATCCCTAAAAAGAACGGAAAAACCCGGGTGCTCAAAGTTCCGACATTGGCTGACAGAGCATGGCAATGTCTAGTTAAATATGCCTTAGAGCCTGCCCATGAGGCACTATTCAGCGGTGACAGCTACGGATTCCGTCCGGGCAGATGTACTCAAGACGTACAAAAACGCCTATTTGGTCACTTAAGGTCATCTTCAAACGGAATCAACAAAAGGGTAATTGAACTAGACATCAAAAAGTGTTTTGACCGTATTTCTCATACCACCATTATGGAGAGGGTAATAGCCCCCGCATCTATTAAAAAGGGAATATACCGATGCCTCAAAGCAGGAGTTGACCCACACTTTCCAGACCAAGGCACCCCTCAGGGGGGTGTCGTCAGCCCTCTCCTTGCCAATATTGCACTTGATGGAATAGAGGATATTCACACCAGTTTGCGTTATGCAGACGATATGGTATTTATCCTAAAGCCAAAAGATAATGCTGAGAAAATACTCAATAGAGTGAAAGAATTCTTGGCAGAGCGTGGGATGGAAATCAGCGAAGAAAAGACCAAGCTGACCAAAACGACAGATGGCTTTGACTTCCTGGGGTGGAATTTCCGCGTCCAGAAAAACGGAAAATTTCGGTCAATTCCTTCAGAGGAAAACCACCGAAATATACGTCAGAAGATTAAAGCCATAGTCAACAACTCGAATTATGGTGCCGAAATAAAAGCAACGAAGCTAGCCCCTATAGTTCGCGGATGGAGAAACTACCATTCAAGCTGCGATATGAGCAGCAGTCGGGATTCACTCTGGTTCATGAACAACACTGCCCACCGAAAGTTCCGAAAGGAAAAGAAAGTAAGTCGGTATAGAGCTAATGAACTATGTAAAAAGGGTTTTCCAAAGGTAGGATACAAACAAAACCAACACGTGAGTGTGAAGGGTACTAAGTCACCCTATGACGGTGACTTAGTATATTGGAGTCAAAGGAATTCACGCCTATACTCCGATAATACTTCCGACGCATTGAAAAGGCAAAACCATTCCTGTGGATTCTGTGGGTTGAGGTTCCTCGAAGACGAAGATGTACATCTTCATCACATTGATGGAAACCACGACAATTGGTCTAAGAACAACCTTTTAGCAGTTCATCAAAGCTGCCACCAACAGATACACTCTTTGCACTCCGAAGGGAGAGGATACCTAGGAGCCGTGTGA
- a CDS encoding Ig-like domain-containing protein, which yields MARIEAENFSIITNFVTTPNPDASGGAVISLFDAVNNTAFPPGTASTSFNQPTGTYEVIIGTFDEIDGEGTIDVTIGSTVFPTITLNNPASTATGIPEAETFVALQISPNTFIRNRDLIEVKGTANGDEFIRFDYIEFNLTNEFPVAVDDTATTAENTTVNINVLDNDTDTEGDSTLTVISDPSNGSAVVDDNGTPDQITDDVITYTPNPDYNGPDSFTYQLNDGVNPPDTATVNVTVTPVNDAPEAGDDTAISNEDIAVSINVLDNDIDIDGDSLTLTIVSNPSNGNAVVNNNGTPSDTTDDFISYTPNPNTNGSDSFTYQVDDGNGGIDTATVNLTINPVNDPPEALDDTPTTDEDTAVNINVLDNDSDIEGDSSLSVVSNPSNGSAVVNNNNTPGDTTDDFITYSPDNNYNGTDSFTYQLNDGVNPPASATVNLTINPVNDAPEAGDESASTDEDIAVNINVLDNDIDIDGDSLNLAIVSNPSNGNAVVNNNGTPRDSTDDLITYTPNPNTNGNDSFTYQVNDGNGGTDTATVNLTINPVNDAPEARDDTPTTDEDTAVSINVLENDIDIEGDSLTLAIVSNPSNGSAVVNNNGTPSDPTDDFISYTPNPNTNGFDSFTYQVDDGNGAIDTATVNLTITPVNDPPEAGDEKATTDEDIAVNINVLDNDIDIDGDSLTLTIVGNPSNGNAVVNNNGTPSDRTDDLITYTPNPNTNGSDSFTYQVDDGNGGIDTATVNLTINPVNDPPEAQDDRPSTDEDTAVNINVLDNDSDIEGDSSLSVVSNPSNGSAVVNNNNTPDDLTDDFISYTPNLNYNGTDSFTYQLNDGVNPPATATVNLTINPVNDAPEAVDDSVTTNEDTAVTFNVLANDSDPEGNPLTLTIVSEPSNGIAVVNDNGTPSVPTDDFITYTPNLNANGSDSLTYQVDDGNGGIDTATVNLTINPVNDPPIALDNTVTTDEDIAVNIDVINNDSDPDGDSILTVVKPPNHGTAVVNDNGTPDNLIDDFITYISDPDYNGPDSFAYRLDDGVNRPATGIVNVTVTAVNDSPFPVDDTATTTEDTAVNINVLENDSDPEQDSSLTIVSEPRDGTAVVNDNGTPDDVTDDFITYTPNPGYNGSDSFAYRLNDGVTFPGTAVVNLEVTSVNEVPEALDDTATTSEDTTVTIDVLDNDSDRDGDPLTLAIISNPSHGTAFVIDNDTPSDPTDDVITYTPNLNYTGSDQFTYLISDRNGGTDRATLTLNVTPVNDPPDAVDDTVITDEEVAVTIDVLENDTDPEGDLLSLVVVSAPSNGTAVVNNNGTLDNTNDDFITYTPDPGFSGNDSFIYQVYDGKDGLDTATVDITVNFIPTFVPSTLTQNSNYTFTITGDNTGNAQLLFTFISGNATNVNEIGVFVTDDDQGTVNGIAPGQEGYVEAALSNAQTIFSVLLNPEDSAQTTRLINNFDVGDQLGFYLVQNSTRKAVLAGENVSVFFGDASFNSDGLDHIQSETNSDGVLTLHFEDADDQDFDDLVVTVEDASALTPTVGIGSPQIQGQVELLDLTDVTGTVTAEFVLSSQALFQNSFGFYQVDDASGKIGNLKPGDSGYAEVAVSNQVDLASGVSGGVLLAPFLIANGTVEEFLTQNPTNQQGSGLNAYFSFLAANPDQFDHVRLLGDNRFSFEDTFGGGDLDYDDLVVEVMF from the coding sequence ATGGCCAGAATTGAAGCAGAAAATTTCTCTATTATAACTAACTTTGTAACTACTCCTAATCCTGATGCCTCCGGGGGCGCAGTAATCAGTCTATTTGATGCTGTTAATAATACTGCTTTCCCCCCTGGTACTGCTAGCACAAGCTTTAATCAGCCCACTGGTACTTACGAAGTAATCATTGGCACCTTTGACGAAATAGATGGAGAAGGTACAATCGATGTCACCATTGGCAGTACCGTCTTTCCCACCATCACTCTTAATAATCCTGCCTCTACTGCTACCGGTATCCCCGAAGCCGAAACTTTCGTCGCTTTGCAGATTAGCCCCAACACGTTTATCCGCAATCGGGACCTGATCGAGGTTAAAGGTACCGCTAATGGTGATGAATTCATCCGATTTGACTATATTGAATTTAACCTAACCAACGAATTCCCGGTAGCAGTAGATGATACCGCCACTACCGCTGAAAATACAACAGTTAATATTAACGTCTTAGATAATGACACCGATACTGAGGGAGACAGCACTCTAACTGTTATTAGTGATCCCAGTAATGGTAGTGCAGTAGTAGATGACAATGGTACTCCTGATCAGATCACCGATGACGTTATTACTTACACTCCAAATCCCGACTACAATGGACCGGATAGTTTTACTTATCAGTTAAACGATGGCGTTAACCCTCCTGACACAGCTACCGTTAACGTTACCGTTACTCCTGTAAATGATGCACCAGAAGCTGGAGATGATACGGCTATAAGTAATGAAGATATAGCAGTTAGTATTAATGTTTTAGACAATGACATTGATATTGACGGAGATTCCCTGACCCTAACAATTGTCAGTAATCCCAGTAATGGTAATGCTGTAGTTAATAATAATGGCACTCCCAGCGATACCACCGATGACTTTATTAGTTATACTCCCAATCCCAACACTAATGGGTCTGATAGTTTCACCTATCAAGTGGATGATGGGAATGGTGGTATTGACACAGCTACTGTTAATCTCACTATTAATCCAGTTAATGATCCACCAGAAGCCCTAGACGATACACCCACTACTGATGAAGATACAGCAGTTAACATTAATGTACTAGACAATGACTCGGATATTGAAGGAGATAGTAGTCTGAGTGTTGTTAGTAATCCCAGTAATGGTAGTGCTGTAGTTAATAATAATAACACCCCTGGTGATACAACCGATGATTTTATTACCTACAGTCCTGATAATAACTACAACGGAACCGATAGTTTTACCTATCAATTAAATGATGGGGTTAACCCTCCTGCCAGCGCAACGGTTAACCTGACGATTAATCCAGTCAATGATGCACCAGAAGCCGGAGATGAGAGTGCCAGTACAGATGAAGATATAGCAGTTAATATTAATGTTTTAGATAATGACATTGATATTGACGGAGACTCTCTAAATCTGGCAATTGTCAGTAATCCTAGTAATGGTAATGCCGTAGTTAATAACAATGGCACTCCTAGGGATAGCACTGATGACTTGATCACTTATACTCCCAATCCCAACACTAACGGTAATGACAGTTTCACCTATCAAGTAAATGATGGCAACGGTGGTACTGACACAGCTACTGTTAATCTCACTATTAATCCAGTTAATGATGCACCGGAAGCTAGAGATGATACACCAACTACTGATGAAGATACAGCAGTTAGTATTAATGTTTTAGAGAATGACATTGATATTGAGGGAGATTCCCTGACTCTGGCAATTGTCAGTAATCCCAGTAATGGTAGTGCCGTAGTTAATAATAATGGCACTCCCAGTGATCCGACCGATGACTTTATTAGTTATACTCCCAATCCCAACACTAACGGGTTTGATAGTTTTACCTATCAAGTGGATGATGGTAATGGTGCTATTGACACAGCTACTGTTAATCTCACTATTACTCCTGTAAATGATCCACCAGAAGCCGGAGATGAAAAGGCCACTACTGATGAAGATATAGCAGTTAATATTAATGTTTTAGACAATGACATTGATATTGACGGAGACTCTCTGACCCTAACAATTGTCGGTAATCCAAGTAATGGTAATGCTGTAGTTAATAACAATGGCACTCCCAGCGATCGCACTGATGACTTAATCACTTATACTCCCAATCCTAACACTAACGGGTCTGACAGTTTCACCTATCAAGTGGATGATGGGAATGGTGGTATTGACACAGCTACGGTTAATCTCACGATTAATCCTGTTAATGATCCACCAGAAGCCCAAGATGATAGGCCCAGTACAGATGAAGATACAGCAGTTAACATTAATGTACTAGACAATGACTCGGATATTGAAGGAGATAGTAGTCTGAGTGTTGTTAGTAATCCCAGTAATGGTAGTGCTGTAGTTAATAATAATAACACTCCTGATGATCTGACCGATGATTTTATTAGCTACACTCCCAATCTCAACTACAATGGAACCGATAGTTTTACCTATCAATTAAATGATGGGGTTAACCCTCCTGCCACCGCAACGGTTAACCTGACGATTAATCCAGTCAATGATGCACCGGAAGCTGTAGATGATAGCGTCACCACCAACGAAGATACAGCAGTTACGTTTAATGTACTGGCAAATGATTCTGATCCTGAAGGGAATCCCCTGACTCTAACCATTGTTAGTGAGCCAAGCAATGGGATTGCAGTAGTTAATGACAATGGCACTCCGAGTGTTCCGACCGATGATTTTATTACTTACACTCCTAATCTCAATGCTAATGGATCTGATAGCTTAACGTATCAGGTAGATGATGGGAATGGTGGTATTGACACTGCAACGGTTAATCTGACCATTAATCCAGTTAATGATCCACCGATAGCTTTAGATAATACGGTCACTACGGATGAAGACATAGCAGTCAATATCGACGTAATTAATAACGACTCTGATCCCGATGGAGATAGCATTCTGACCGTTGTCAAGCCTCCCAACCATGGCACTGCTGTGGTGAATGACAATGGTACTCCTGATAATCTAATCGATGACTTTATTACCTACATTTCCGATCCTGACTACAATGGACCGGATAGTTTTGCCTATCGATTAGACGATGGTGTCAACCGTCCTGCCACAGGAATTGTTAACGTAACTGTTACTGCAGTGAATGATTCGCCATTTCCTGTAGATGACACGGCTACTACTACTGAAGATACAGCAGTTAACATTAATGTACTGGAAAATGATTCTGATCCTGAGCAAGACAGTAGTTTGACTATTGTCAGCGAGCCCAGAGATGGCACGGCGGTGGTGAATGATAATGGGACTCCTGATGATGTAACCGATGACTTTATTACTTACACTCCTAATCCTGGCTACAATGGCTCGGATAGTTTTGCTTATCGGTTAAATGATGGTGTCACGTTTCCTGGTACAGCTGTGGTTAACCTTGAGGTTACTTCTGTGAATGAGGTACCAGAAGCACTAGACGACACGGCTACTACTAGTGAAGATACAACAGTCACGATTGATGTACTAGATAACGATTCTGACCGGGATGGGGATCCGCTGACTCTGGCAATTATCAGTAATCCTAGCCATGGCACGGCATTTGTGATTGATAACGATACCCCTAGTGATCCAACGGATGACGTGATCACTTACACCCCCAATCTCAATTACACCGGATCCGACCAGTTTACTTATCTAATTAGCGATCGCAACGGTGGCACCGATAGAGCAACCCTTACCCTGAATGTGACTCCTGTAAATGATCCACCAGACGCAGTAGACGATACTGTGATTACGGATGAAGAGGTAGCAGTCACTATTGATGTATTGGAAAATGACACGGATCCTGAGGGGGATTTGCTAAGTCTAGTTGTGGTTAGTGCTCCCTCTAATGGTACTGCTGTGGTTAACAATAACGGTACCTTGGATAATACCAATGATGACTTTATTACTTATACTCCTGATCCAGGTTTTAGTGGGAATGATAGCTTCATCTATCAGGTATATGATGGCAAAGATGGCCTTGATACAGCGACTGTTGATATTACTGTCAACTTCATCCCTACCTTTGTTCCTTCCACTCTGACTCAGAACTCTAACTATACCTTTACTATCACTGGTGACAACACTGGTAACGCCCAACTCCTATTCACCTTTATTAGTGGAAACGCTACTAATGTCAATGAAATTGGGGTGTTTGTAACGGATGATGACCAAGGTACAGTTAATGGTATTGCTCCTGGTCAAGAAGGCTATGTGGAAGCTGCTCTATCTAATGCTCAGACTATTTTCTCTGTGCTGCTGAATCCTGAAGATAGTGCTCAAACTACTCGTCTGATTAATAATTTTGATGTAGGCGATCAATTAGGATTTTACCTAGTACAAAATAGCACCAGAAAGGCAGTGCTAGCAGGAGAAAATGTTTCTGTATTCTTCGGTGATGCTTCTTTCAATAGCGATGGTTTAGACCATATCCAAAGCGAGACCAATAGCGACGGAGTCTTGACGTTACACTTTGAGGATGCTGATGATCAAGACTTTGATGACTTAGTGGTAACTGTTGAAGACGCTTCGGCTTTGACTCCGACTGTGGGGATAGGGAGTCCCCAGATTCAAGGGCAAGTGGAGCTACTGGATTTGACCGATGTGACCGGAACAGTAACCGCTGAGTTTGTGCTTAGTAGTCAAGCACTGTTTCAGAATAGCTTTGGCTTTTATCAGGTTGATGATGCTAGTGGTAAAATTGGCAATCTCAAGCCCGGTGATAGCGGTTATGCAGAGGTTGCAGTTTCCAACCAGGTCGATTTAGCCAGTGGGGTATCCGGTGGGGTACTGTTAGCTCCGTTCCTAATTGCTAATGGCACTGTTGAAGAGTTCCTGACTCAGAATCCCACGAATCAGCAGGGTTCCGGTCTCAATGCCTACTTTAGTTTCTTGGCTGCTAACCCCGATCAATTTGATCACGTCCGCCTACTAGGGGACAATCGGTTTAGCTTCGAGGATACTTTTGGTGGTGGTGACTTAGACTATGACGACTTGGTAGTGGAGGTTATGTTCTGA